The Tripterygium wilfordii isolate XIE 37 chromosome 5, ASM1340144v1, whole genome shotgun sequence genome window below encodes:
- the LOC119998078 gene encoding uncharacterized protein LOC119998078: MLADVSCHDNEELSEALLIDETRELNRKSGMNLDFEFGPLEHPMEPPEEDRPVKCPMPSSSVINMDREMHEERQCFRKTAESPAGVNMEGIVSETTEPPERAARKRHHKLTHGDHIITPLPRIPPFPPLPSQKF; this comes from the exons ATGTTAGCAGATGTTTCATGCCATGATAATGAAGAACTAAGTGAAGCTCTACTAATAGATGAAACCAGAGAGCTTAATAGAAAGAGTGGCATGAATTTGGACTTTGAGTTCGGCCCGCTGGAACATCCAATGGAGCCACCGGAGGAGGATCGCCCGGTGAAATGCCCAATGCCTTCATCCTCTGTCATCAAT ATGGATAGAGAGATGCATGAGGAGCGGCAGTGCTTTCGGAAGACAGCAGAATCGCCGGCAGGTGTAAACATGGAAGGCATTGTTTCTGAAACTACAGAGCCTCCTGAACGAGCTGCGCGGAAAAGGCACCATAAGCTTACTCATGGTGATCACATTATAACTCCTTTACCCAGAATTCCTCCTTTCCCTCCTTTACCAAGCCAGAAATTCTAG